A region from the Eptesicus fuscus isolate TK198812 chromosome 1, DD_ASM_mEF_20220401, whole genome shotgun sequence genome encodes:
- the CT47C1 gene encoding cancer/testis antigen family 47 member C1 codes for MSDSDDGNQAPGGRESPVGMVGAWVGEDGDQDALILNSGPQGDGNDAAAAMVAAEVAEAMESLGEEAGAEEEEEEEEEEEEEEEEEEENMVPGRNMVMDPNQLPLAGFHIVFLDLVRTMLRRLYHNDHILVRPHGGRSIILPRHHLPGQAAQIRMLSVPDASGEGAAAVLPEGFSNRAVGSGEGFPAPEPEDKVEAKVEEESAAGEMAEEAQEEPMQEAEAPLETTEEEAQGAESKEDKEVLNKKQEPEKDVDPAEIRSRKSSLEN; via the exons ATGTCTGACAGTGATGATGGAAACCAGGCCCCAGGTGGCCGGGAGAGTCCCGTGGGCATGGTGGGAGCCTGGGTTGGGGAAGATGGAGATCAGGATGCCCTGATCCTCAACTCCGGGCCCCAGGGGGACGGGAATGACGCAGCTGCCGCCATGGTGGCCGCAGAAGTAGCAGAGGCCATGGAGAGCCTTGGGGAGGAGGCCGGGGCA gaggaggaggaggaggaggaggaggaggaggaggaggaggaggaagaggaggaggaaaacatGGTGCCAGGCCGGAACATGGTGATGGACCCCAACCAGTTACCCTTGGCGGGCTTCCACATCGTGTTCCTGGACCTGGTGCGCACAATGCTGCGCCGCCTGTACCACAATGACCACATCCTCGTGCGTCCCCACGGCGGCCGCAGTATCATCCTGCCCAGACATCACCTGCCAGGTCAGGCGGCCCAGATCCGCATGCTCTCGGTGCCAGATGCCTCTGGAGAGGGTGCTGCAGCCGTGCTGCCGGAGGGCTTCAGCAACAGAGCCGTAGGCTCTGGAGAGGGGTTCCCAGCCCCAGAGCCTGAAGACAAGGTGGAGGCCAAGGTGGAGGAGGAGTCTGCGGCTGGGGAGATGGCAGAGGAGGCACAGGAGGAGCCCATGCAGGAGGCTGAAGCCCCCCTGG AAACAACTGAAGAAGAGGCTCAGGGTGCTGAAAGTAAGGAAGACAAAGAGGTGTTGAACAAAAAACAGGAACCTGAAAAGGATGTGGATCCAGCAGAGATCAGGTCCAGAAAATCCAG TTTGGAAAACtag